agagaatgggcgcgccagggcttccagcctctgcaaacgaactccagatgcgtgtgcccccttgtgcactggctaacatgggacctggggaactgagcctcgaaccggggtccttaggcttcactgctaagccatctctctagccccaacactTACGTTTttgatagagtttaataggtgtaggccctcgaaaatagctttttaaatgGACTGTTATAACCTGCAGTTGCATTCCTAGGGACATACCGAAGAGAAATGAAAGCAACAAAATCGTATAGGAATGTTTGTAGGTTCATTACTCATAACATCCAAAAAGTAGAAACAAATGTCCAGCATctgatgaatggatgaatgaaataGGTTTGTAGCTAACATGGCAGGTTGTCAAAAATTAAGTATTGATACTTTCTGAAACATAAACCTTAAAAAATGTTAAGCGAAAGAAGTCAgagttatggggtctggtgtcgcacaagtaagaccatcaactcgtggaatgtgaggcaaagttttattgggcaataaagaaagtaaggagttaatgagaagtgagtacacagcaaactggtccttcTTGAGGtcaagggaacccaggtagatggagttggattttctcaggaccatctgagcatgagctggctgggattttcttccagaactgggcgttgaatggcacagtagtgtttgacatggcctgaatctgtttccatatggcttgtaaaacagatgagatattagcagagttatcagaaacacaaagaacatttaaccttgataatagagagccattgggtgtcattaaaggctgtacaaatatatttttggtctcagagtttatattttagatttgaaaataacccttttgacatctatagttgtttttttctttattatagaattaaaactacTACGTGTGGGGAAAAATGTCTTAAGGTCttatttgtttcccctcttgaaaaAGCTCTTGATTACATAATAggtcattcatatatttaaggtattttttatctttggttatacatttctctctgagtgttttaagaccaagcagatagccaaaatttaatcagggattaattttggaggtcactaatggctctccaaaggagactttagggacccaggagtagccccatagcttactggtgttttctgtctgttaggaggaGTCAggaccatgctggccaagtagttttcccttctgtgGGAAGGCAATAGGACTGACTGCTCTTCAATTGTGGCTGTCTTGTTTCACACTGTATACTAATTTTCGTTTGGGTCTCCGTATCCtctctgctcaggaagacagatgATTTACCAGGGGCCAGTGTAGGagggtcccatcatctccagtggcctcatgacctgggagcacaggacaAAATATTGGCGCCTTTtgctccgatgattccaattggctttggcttctacacaggtgattaacacacttagaaaggaagttacaccagcctggatgtatgtacatagggagcacatttgattattgaaatagatttaaagaatggcacagagcttcttaaaatcattttgtccaaccttttaaaattttttcctttggcagcataagccatatctgaggcatagaggTGGGTGCATCTCATACTTTAActatctaatagctataaatacaggcagaacctgttaccagtcttgaaaacaataccaattaacttacaaaccaaccaaccaattaatttaacctagaaagtgttagaaaaataaaaataagacagtatgaagtcttagcacctgtgtttgaaaacattttttttaaatgcaacatACAAACTTTATTTAACAAAAGTAACAGGTAAAGTCAAACAGGCACTTATATTAAGAGAAAAACTGACTAGAAACTATCTTAAACACCTTACAATAACCTACTTGCAGTTGCATTTACTGAGCTCTGTTGCTGTGAAGAATACAGCTCATGCACAGGTATGGATGAATCATTTGTACATTTGTCAAGTATTCACTGAATACTACAcccttatatacacacacatgtacattcaaATGGAAAAAGATTTGAGGATCCAAGATGtacttcatttttgttgttcttgtgtAAGAGGTCGTCTAAAGAGAAGAATGTGCGATTCTGACTCATGAATCCTGTAATGAACCCATCCCAGACTCTGTTGGACACCAAGTCTCCTCCACTCCTCTTCAGACACGAGATGGG
Above is a window of Jaculus jaculus isolate mJacJac1 chromosome 8, mJacJac1.mat.Y.cur, whole genome shotgun sequence DNA encoding:
- the LOC105944190 gene encoding cyclin-dependent kinases regulatory subunit 2-like codes for the protein MAHKQIYYSSKYFDGHYEYRHVMLPRELSKQVPKTHLVSEEEWRRLGVQQSLGWVHYRIHESESHILLFRRPLTQEQQK